A region of Necator americanus strain Aroian chromosome I, whole genome shotgun sequence DNA encodes the following proteins:
- a CDS encoding hypothetical protein (NECATOR_CHRI.G1518.T1) produces the protein MASLAFITNRRPTHADQEATLRQFAKTVDVIRGSFFFLLILQCVWTVWTSSSVLLRFLEAGVPSELVGVLCVSTALNCVGCLAKVIAFLKLSFTLEYICTYLLIARSMFDVSFWFILVFSFDLHFGLHFYYDTTLLSAVLSALDTVLFPHFLLFEHEKLLRKQE, from the exons atggcgagcttagctttcattACAAATCGTCGCCCAACCCATGCGGATCAGgaagccaccttgcgacagtttgccaagacggtg GATGTTATCAGaggttcatttttcttcctgttgaTTCTGCAATGTGTATGGACTGTTTGGACATCTTCAAGTGTTCTCCTCAGATTCCTAGAAGCAG GTGTTCCCTCGGAACTAGTGGGAGTTCTTTGTGTCTCCACAGCTCTCAACTGTGTCGGATGTTTGGCGAAAGTAATTGCATTTCTCAAACTATCCTTTACATTGGAGTACATTTGCACTTATTTGTTG ATAGCTAGATCAATGTTTGATGTTTCTTTCTGGTTTATActtgttttttcatttgatttacaTTTTG gaTTGCATTTTTACTACGACACTACTCTTTTGAGTGCGGTGCTGAGTGCACTCGATACGGTCTTGTTCCCTCATTTTTTGCTCTTTGAGCATGAAAAACTTCTAAGGAAACAGGAATAG
- a CDS encoding hypothetical protein (NECATOR_CHRI.G1519.T1) — translation MHISQIFTIESRLFCSSCLAILSINGVVSLLMLEQPYSSNMEYPGGKNQYFRHLLFFAFHRGQKATEAARDICNMYGEGAIGESSAREWFARFKKGNTNMEYGSSERRP, via the exons ATGCATATTTCGCAAATTTTTACTATTGAATCTCGTCTCTTTTGTAGCAGCTGTCTAGCAATTTTAAGTATAAATGGCGTTGTGAGCTTATTGATGCTTGAACAACCATATA GTTCAAATATGGAATATCCAGGAGGCAAAAATCAGTATTTTCGACATCTTCTATTCTTCGCTTTTCATCGAGGCCAAAAAGCTACCGAAGCAGCTCGAGATATTTGTAACATGTACGGAGAAGGTGCCATAGGCGAGTCTTCTGCACGGGAATGGTTTGCAAGATTCAAAAAGGGGAATACGAATATGGAATACGGGTCATCTGAGAGACGACCGTAA
- a CDS encoding hypothetical protein (NECATOR_CHRI.G1518.T3) yields the protein MASLAFITNRRPTHADQEATLRQFAKTVVNLGSGLLLAGPSIPRTRNVKGVELFLSLGDAARERIELRHPGSSPRHYESVNRSPL from the coding sequence atggcgagcttagctttcattACAAATCGTCGCCCAACCCATGCGGATCAGgaagccaccttgcgacagtttgccaagacggtggtgaatcttggcagtggtttactcttagctggGCCTTCGATTCCGAGAACTCGGAATGTCAAAGGTGTCGAACtctttctcagcttgggagacgcTGCCAGAGAACGCATCGAACTTCGACACCCAGGGTCatctccacgccactatgagtcAGTCAACCGTTCACCGTTGTAG
- a CDS encoding hypothetical protein (NECATOR_CHRI.G1518.T2), protein MLSTSLDVIRGSFFFLLILQCVWTVWTSSSVLLRFLEAGVPSELVGVLCVSTALNCVGCLAKVIAFLKLSFTLEYICTYLLIARSMFDVSFWFILVFSFDLHFGLHFYYDTTLLSAVLSALDTVLFPHFLLFEHEKLLRKQE, encoded by the exons ATGCTCAGTACGTCTTTG GATGTTATCAGaggttcatttttcttcctgttgaTTCTGCAATGTGTATGGACTGTTTGGACATCTTCAAGTGTTCTCCTCAGATTCCTAGAAGCAG GTGTTCCCTCGGAACTAGTGGGAGTTCTTTGTGTCTCCACAGCTCTCAACTGTGTCGGATGTTTGGCGAAAGTAATTGCATTTCTCAAACTATCCTTTACATTGGAGTACATTTGCACTTATTTGTTG ATAGCTAGATCAATGTTTGATGTTTCTTTCTGGTTTATActtgttttttcatttgatttacaTTTTG gaTTGCATTTTTACTACGACACTACTCTTTTGAGTGCGGTGCTGAGTGCACTCGATACGGTCTTGTTCCCTCATTTTTTGCTCTTTGAGCATGAAAAACTTCTAAGGAAACAGGAATAG